In Candidatus Promineifilum breve, one genomic interval encodes:
- the smc gene encoding chromosome segregation protein SMC, which yields MKLRKLTLQGYKTFAAKTEFVFDSGITAIVGPNGSGKSNIADALRWVLGEQSYGTLRARRSADMIFAGSPQRARAGMAQATITLDNSDGWLPIDFSEVEIARRSFRSGENEYLINGRQVRLKDVAELLATSGLAERTYTIIGQGLVDQALSLRSDERRALFEEAAGITHYKTRRAETLRRLEETQRNLQRVHDILEELRPRVTSLKRQATRTRNYEQISTDLHELLRVWYGYKWEQAKIDLRAARRAAGAADSAWAAAREKLLAHQGRIDDTQRRLAEAQQRAAELQTGRDRLRQELETARRTQAVQRERRAAYQRQMAEAEGELAPLEETSVAARAAVEAAMTDLLAAQADYQTRQAQLQEFAVAYEERRLEIVARQSEVARVEAERGQAQTALAQAQGQLAQLRLRRDELSGETTPAGDEAPDEATIAARQEAVAAAQTESTRLLAARDDQSRARGAELARLKELRRTARDAEGQLNRLRGELARQEERLAQIDRQAQSAIRLAPERVAGRLAALLRIPDAHRPAIVAALGERLATWLVTDSDGLWRAVAEARAAGPAARLLLAALDSAPAAMNRPTVAADPGVIGWADDHVAAADPAAHVVARLLGATLLVADAATAYRLAAGWPPGWAAVAPDGLIVHGGGLVEVGAAAGEDVLARETRRRTEAARLAEARAALAQRETETEQRQAAIDALQSQLDDDADREREWGRQLETANRQLNEARRLLEQTVRQRDFAARRDAERATARSQIAARTAQAEATIAAQTERLTRLDADGSTARARLATLPVAEAQQQQQGLSQALAAAQTILAGRQAVVDSRRATLNQSETQLGRLRRRLEGLREQLDGLAGDGDEAATLALEGQLAEIETALTPILSEMDTDRGLLTRLQVDSPARQRQAHDLETQLTQARIRQTQHENQIEGLQERIRTDLGLVALSYDAEQTGAPPLPMREVVEELPAVAELPPDIEENIHHFRGQLQRMGPINPDAPEELATTEERLDFLSRQVVDLAETDAQLRGVIAELDELTSKAFARTVEQVNGIFDDTFRQLFGGGSGRLTMTDPDDPTSSGVEIIARLPNRREQGLALLSGGERSLTAAALIFSLLKVAPPPFCVLDEVDAALDEANVNRFRDVLRELGQRTQFILITHNRGTVQAAQTLYGVSMQPDSSSQVISIKPEEYLHRT from the coding sequence ATGAAACTAAGAAAACTCACCCTCCAGGGGTACAAGACGTTCGCCGCCAAGACGGAGTTCGTCTTCGATAGCGGCATCACGGCCATCGTCGGCCCGAACGGCAGCGGCAAGAGCAATATCGCCGACGCGTTGCGCTGGGTGCTGGGCGAGCAGAGCTATGGCACGCTGCGCGCCCGGCGCTCGGCCGACATGATCTTCGCCGGCAGCCCACAGCGCGCCCGCGCCGGCATGGCCCAGGCGACCATCACCCTCGATAACAGTGACGGCTGGCTGCCCATCGACTTCAGCGAAGTCGAGATCGCCCGCCGCTCCTTCCGCTCCGGCGAAAACGAATATCTCATCAACGGCCGGCAGGTGCGGCTGAAGGACGTGGCCGAGCTGCTGGCGACCAGCGGGCTGGCCGAGCGCACCTATACCATCATCGGCCAGGGTCTGGTCGATCAGGCCCTCTCGTTGCGCTCCGACGAACGGCGGGCGCTGTTCGAGGAAGCGGCCGGCATCACCCACTACAAGACCCGCCGCGCCGAAACGTTGCGCCGGCTGGAAGAGACGCAGCGCAACTTGCAGCGCGTCCACGACATCCTGGAAGAGTTGCGCCCGCGGGTCACGTCGCTCAAGCGGCAGGCCACCCGCACCCGCAACTACGAGCAAATCTCCACCGACCTGCACGAACTGTTGCGCGTCTGGTACGGTTACAAATGGGAACAGGCCAAGATCGACCTGCGGGCCGCGCGGCGAGCGGCGGGAGCGGCCGATAGCGCCTGGGCCGCCGCCCGCGAGAAGCTGCTGGCCCACCAGGGGCGCATCGACGACACCCAACGCCGTCTGGCCGAGGCCCAGCAGCGGGCGGCCGAACTCCAGACCGGCCGCGACCGGCTGCGCCAGGAGTTGGAGACCGCCCGCCGCACCCAGGCCGTGCAGCGCGAACGCCGCGCCGCCTACCAGCGCCAGATGGCCGAAGCGGAAGGCGAGCTGGCCCCATTGGAGGAAACGTCGGTCGCGGCGCGGGCGGCGGTCGAGGCGGCCATGACCGACCTGCTGGCCGCCCAGGCCGACTACCAGACCCGCCAGGCCCAACTCCAGGAGTTCGCCGTCGCCTATGAGGAGCGGCGACTGGAGATCGTCGCCCGGCAGAGCGAAGTGGCCCGTGTGGAGGCCGAACGCGGCCAGGCCCAGACCGCGTTGGCCCAGGCCCAGGGGCAACTGGCCCAGTTGCGCCTGCGGCGGGACGAATTGAGCGGCGAGACGACCCCGGCCGGGGATGAAGCGCCGGACGAAGCGACAATTGCCGCGCGGCAAGAGGCCGTCGCCGCCGCCCAGACCGAATCCACCCGGCTGCTGGCCGCCCGCGACGACCAGAGCCGCGCCCGTGGCGCGGAACTGGCCCGCCTGAAGGAACTGCGCCGCACGGCCCGCGACGCCGAAGGGCAACTCAACCGCCTGCGCGGCGAATTGGCCCGCCAGGAAGAGCGGCTGGCCCAGATCGACCGCCAGGCCCAGAGCGCCATCCGGCTGGCCCCAGAGCGCGTCGCCGGGCGGCTGGCCGCGCTGCTGCGCATTCCCGACGCCCACCGCCCGGCCATCGTCGCCGCGCTGGGCGAGCGGCTGGCGACGTGGCTGGTGACCGACAGTGACGGCTTATGGCGCGCCGTGGCCGAGGCCCGCGCCGCCGGCCCCGCCGCCCGGCTGCTGCTGGCCGCTCTCGATAGCGCTCCGGCGGCGATGAACCGGCCCACCGTGGCCGCCGATCCGGGCGTCATCGGCTGGGCCGACGACCACGTGGCCGCCGCCGATCCGGCCGCCCACGTCGTCGCCCGGCTACTGGGGGCAACCCTGCTGGTCGCCGACGCCGCCACCGCCTACCGCCTGGCCGCCGGCTGGCCGCCCGGCTGGGCCGCCGTCGCCCCCGACGGCCTGATCGTCCACGGCGGCGGGCTGGTCGAAGTAGGCGCGGCGGCCGGCGAAGACGTGTTGGCCCGCGAGACACGCCGCCGGACCGAGGCCGCCCGGCTGGCCGAGGCGCGCGCCGCCCTGGCCCAGCGCGAGACCGAGACCGAGCAGCGCCAGGCAGCCATCGACGCGCTGCAAAGCCAACTCGACGACGACGCCGACCGCGAACGCGAATGGGGCCGGCAGTTGGAAACGGCCAACCGCCAACTCAACGAGGCGCGGCGGCTACTGGAGCAAACCGTCCGCCAGCGCGATTTCGCCGCCCGGCGCGACGCCGAGCGCGCCACCGCCCGGTCGCAGATCGCCGCGCGCACGGCCCAGGCCGAGGCCACCATCGCCGCCCAAACCGAGCGCCTGACGCGCCTGGACGCCGACGGCAGCACGGCCCGCGCCCGCCTGGCGACCCTGCCCGTGGCCGAAGCGCAACAGCAGCAGCAAGGGCTGAGCCAGGCCCTGGCCGCGGCGCAGACGATTCTGGCCGGGCGGCAGGCGGTGGTCGATAGCCGCCGGGCCACGCTGAACCAGAGCGAGACGCAACTCGGCCGTCTGCGGCGGCGGCTGGAAGGGTTGCGCGAACAACTCGACGGTCTGGCCGGCGACGGGGACGAGGCCGCCACCCTGGCGCTGGAAGGCCAGTTGGCCGAAATCGAGACCGCGCTCACGCCCATCCTCAGCGAGATGGACACCGACCGGGGGCTGTTGACCCGCCTCCAGGTCGATTCGCCCGCCCGGCAGCGGCAGGCCCACGACCTGGAGACCCAATTGACCCAGGCGCGCATCCGCCAGACGCAGCACGAGAACCAAATCGAGGGCTTGCAGGAGCGCATCCGCACCGACCTGGGGCTGGTGGCCCTCAGCTACGACGCCGAGCAGACCGGCGCGCCGCCGCTGCCCATGCGCGAGGTGGTCGAGGAGTTGCCGGCCGTGGCCGAACTGCCGCCCGACATCGAGGAGAACATCCACCACTTCCGCGGCCAATTGCAACGCATGGGGCCGATCAATCCCGACGCGCCCGAAGAGCTGGCGACGACCGAGGAACGGCTCGATTTCCTGTCGCGCCAGGTGGTCGATCTGGCCGAGACCGACGCCCAATTGCGCGGCGTCATCGCCGAACTGGATGAGCTGACGTCCAAGGCGTTCGCCAGGACGGTCGAACAGGTCAACGGCATCTTCGACGACACCTTCCGCCAGCTGTTCGGCGGCGGGTCGGGGCGACTGACGATGACCGACCCCGACGACCCGACGAGCAGCGGCGTGGAGATCATCGCCCGGCTGCCCAACCGGCGCGAGCAGGGGTTGGCCTTGCTGTCGGGCGGCGAGCGCTCATTGACGGCCGCGGCGCTCATCTTCTCGCTGCTCAAGGTGGCCCCGCCCCCCTTCTGCGTGCTCGATGAGGTGGACGCCGCCCTCGACGAGGCCAACGTCAACCGCTTCCGCGACGTATTGCGCGAATTAGGGCAGCGCACGCAATTCATCCTCATCACCCACAATCGCGGCACCGTCCAGGCGGCGCAGACGCTCTACGGCGTCAGTATGCAGCCCGATAGCTCCAGTCAGGTTATCTCGATCAAGCCTGAGGAGTATCTGCATCGGACGTGA
- the tpiA gene encoding triose-phosphate isomerase: MRTPFIAGNWKMNKSPDAAVAFVREIAPLLDAIDGIDSAVCPPYLAIPAVAAAVAGTKVGVGAQNMYFETSGAYTGEISPTMLQGLCRYVILGHSERRALFGETDEGVNKKILAALAHNLTPIVCVGESLTQNEAGETQSFVSGQVRAAFAGLSDWQAAVCVVAYEPIWAIGTGRSASAQQAGDIIRTSVRDVLTDLFGSDTAQAIRIQYGGSVTEGNIADYMSQPDIDGALVGGASLKPTFVDLVRSAVI, encoded by the coding sequence ATGCGTACCCCCTTTATTGCCGGAAACTGGAAGATGAACAAATCGCCCGACGCGGCGGTAGCTTTTGTGCGGGAGATCGCCCCGCTCCTGGACGCCATCGACGGCATCGACAGCGCCGTCTGCCCGCCCTATCTGGCGATCCCCGCCGTGGCCGCGGCCGTGGCCGGCACGAAAGTCGGCGTCGGCGCCCAGAATATGTACTTTGAGACCAGCGGGGCCTACACCGGCGAAATCTCGCCCACCATGCTGCAAGGGCTGTGCCGCTACGTCATCCTGGGCCACTCCGAGCGCCGCGCCCTCTTCGGCGAGACGGACGAAGGCGTGAACAAGAAAATCCTGGCCGCGCTGGCCCACAACCTGACGCCCATCGTCTGCGTCGGCGAGAGCCTGACCCAGAACGAGGCCGGCGAAACGCAATCTTTCGTCAGCGGTCAGGTGCGCGCGGCCTTCGCCGGGCTAAGCGATTGGCAGGCGGCCGTTTGCGTCGTCGCCTATGAGCCGATCTGGGCCATCGGCACCGGCCGCTCGGCCAGCGCCCAGCAGGCCGGCGACATCATCCGCACCAGCGTCCGCGACGTGCTGACCGACCTCTTCGGCTCCGACACGGCCCAGGCCATCCGCATCCAGTATGGCGGCAGCGTCACCGAGGGCAACATCGCCGACTACATGAGCCAGCCCGACATCGACGGCGCGCTGGTGGGCGGCGCGTCGCTCAAGCCGACGTTCGTCGATCTGGTGCGCTCGGCCGTCATCTAG
- a CDS encoding cyclic nucleotide-binding domain-containing protein, which yields MQPSTRTILATTEIFDNFNDAQLTLVAALCTPVTYNQGHVLLTENDQSDEMYIIGRGGVEVLVNPGAVGAANAPGGVAPVVLTELRQGQVVGEVALVDQGVRSATIRVSRDETLLLRLRRDQLMRLCETYPVLGYKLMRNLASELATKIRNTDWLVRQYQLRLQSEADNG from the coding sequence ATGCAGCCCAGCACGCGCACCATCCTGGCGACCACCGAAATATTCGACAACTTCAACGATGCCCAGTTGACGCTGGTGGCCGCGCTGTGTACCCCGGTGACCTACAACCAGGGGCACGTGCTGCTGACGGAGAACGACCAGTCGGACGAGATGTACATCATCGGCCGGGGCGGGGTCGAGGTGCTGGTCAATCCCGGCGCGGTAGGCGCGGCCAACGCACCGGGCGGTGTGGCCCCCGTCGTCCTGACCGAGTTGCGCCAGGGGCAGGTCGTGGGCGAAGTGGCCCTCGTCGATCAGGGGGTGCGCTCGGCCACCATTCGCGTCAGCCGGGACGAGACGTTGCTCCTGCGCCTGCGGCGCGATCAGCTCATGCGCCTGTGCGAGACCTACCCGGTGCTGGGCTACAAACTGATGCGCAATCTGGCCTCCGAGTTGGCGACGAAGATTCGCAATACGGATTGGCTGGTGCGGCAATATCAGTTGCGATTGCAATCCGAAGCGGATAACGGGTAA